One segment of Bradyrhizobium sp. WD16 DNA contains the following:
- a CDS encoding thioredoxin — MRSTTTILAFAGLLAMSAGERPARAAELVMFERTGCAWCARFDAEIAPIYPRTDESRTAPLRRVDLDRLRPADLAAIDPGPFTPTFVVVQDGREIGRIRGYPGESFFFGLLDRILPAAADRAKGS; from the coding sequence ATGCGATCCACGACCACGATCCTCGCCTTCGCCGGCCTGCTCGCCATGAGCGCGGGTGAACGCCCTGCCCGCGCAGCGGAGCTCGTGATGTTCGAACGAACGGGCTGCGCCTGGTGCGCCCGTTTCGACGCCGAGATCGCGCCGATCTATCCCCGCACCGATGAGAGCCGCACCGCGCCGCTGCGCCGCGTCGATCTCGACCGCCTCCGGCCCGCCGATCTCGCCGCGATTGATCCCGGCCCCTTTACACCGACCTTCGTCGTGGTGCAGGACGGGCGTGAAATCGGACGAATCCGCGGCTATCCGGGCGAGTCCTTCTTTTTCGGCCTGCTCGACCGCATCCTGCCGGCCGCCGCGGATCGGGCAAAAGGATCGTAG
- a CDS encoding ABC transporter ATP-binding protein — translation MDVVNQPLLSVRELSVGFRHGDGLSLAVDRVSFDVGRGECVALVGESGSGKSVTALSVLRLLPYPAASHPSGAIVFNGRDLLTLGEREMRAVRGGDIGIVFQEPMTSLNPLHTVGAQIGEILLLHRGIRGAAAHRRTVELLSQVGIPDPETRLDSYPHQLSGGQRQRVMIAMALANEPDLLIADEPTTALDVTVQAQILKLLGDIRARLGMSLLFITHDLGIVRRIADRVCVMNHGKIVEHGAVEQVFSAPQHPYTKALLAAEPKPDPAPPQPDQPVVVSAENLKVWFPIKRGFLRRTVGQIKAVDGVSIAVRKGETLGVVGESGSGKTTLGLALLRLISSDGPIVFLGKNIQGLRFAEMLPFRRNMQIVFQDPFGSLSPRMSVGDIVAEGLSVHQPQLSRAERDERVVRALTDVGLDPQTRFRYPHEFSGGQRQRISIARAAVLEPSFVVLDEPTSALDMLFQAQMVDLLRELQRKRVLTYMFISHDLRVVASLASHLIVMRHGKVVEEGPAASLFKAPKTEYTRALFAAAFHNEAAPGV, via the coding sequence ATGGATGTCGTCAATCAGCCGCTGCTCAGCGTCCGCGAGTTGTCGGTCGGCTTTCGCCACGGCGATGGCCTGTCGCTGGCGGTGGATCGCGTTTCCTTCGATGTCGGCCGCGGCGAATGTGTCGCGCTGGTCGGCGAATCCGGTTCGGGCAAGTCGGTTACCGCGCTCTCGGTGCTCAGGCTGCTGCCTTACCCGGCGGCCAGCCATCCGTCCGGCGCCATCGTCTTCAATGGGCGCGACCTGCTGACGCTTGGCGAACGCGAGATGCGGGCCGTGCGCGGCGGCGACATCGGCATCGTCTTCCAGGAGCCGATGACGTCGCTCAATCCCCTGCATACGGTCGGCGCACAGATCGGCGAGATCCTGCTGCTTCATCGCGGCATACGGGGCGCCGCGGCGCATCGGCGTACTGTCGAGCTGTTGAGCCAGGTCGGCATTCCCGATCCGGAAACGCGCCTCGACAGCTATCCGCATCAGCTCTCCGGCGGGCAACGCCAACGGGTGATGATTGCCATGGCGCTGGCCAACGAGCCGGACCTCTTGATCGCCGACGAGCCGACCACTGCGCTCGACGTCACTGTGCAGGCCCAGATCCTCAAGCTGCTGGGCGATATTCGCGCCCGGCTCGGCATGAGCCTGTTGTTCATCACCCACGATCTCGGCATCGTTCGACGCATCGCCGATCGGGTCTGTGTGATGAATCACGGCAAGATCGTCGAGCACGGCGCGGTCGAACAGGTGTTCAGTGCGCCTCAGCATCCCTACACCAAAGCTCTGCTCGCCGCCGAGCCGAAACCCGATCCGGCGCCGCCTCAGCCGGACCAGCCGGTGGTGGTATCGGCCGAGAACCTCAAGGTCTGGTTCCCGATCAAGCGCGGCTTCCTGCGGCGTACCGTCGGCCAGATCAAGGCGGTGGACGGCGTCAGCATCGCCGTCCGCAAGGGTGAAACCCTCGGTGTCGTCGGCGAATCCGGCTCGGGCAAGACCACGCTGGGGCTGGCGCTGTTGCGGCTGATCTCGTCGGATGGGCCGATCGTCTTCCTCGGCAAGAACATCCAGGGCCTGCGCTTTGCCGAAATGCTTCCCTTCCGCCGCAACATGCAGATCGTCTTCCAGGATCCGTTCGGCTCGCTCAGTCCGCGCATGTCGGTCGGCGATATCGTCGCCGAGGGGTTGAGCGTTCACCAGCCGCAGCTCAGCCGCGCCGAGCGCGATGAGCGGGTGGTACGAGCGCTGACCGATGTCGGCCTCGATCCGCAGACGCGTTTCCGCTACCCGCACGAATTCTCCGGCGGGCAGCGCCAGCGCATCAGCATCGCCCGCGCCGCGGTGCTGGAGCCGAGTTTCGTCGTGCTCGACGAACCGACCAGCGCGCTCGATATGCTGTTCCAGGCGCAGATGGTCGACTTGTTGCGCGAGCTGCAGCGCAAGCGCGTGCTGACCTACATGTTCATCTCGCACGATCTGCGGGTGGTGGCTTCGCTCGCCAGTCACCTGATCGTCATGCGTCACGGCAAGGTCGTGGAGGAAGGGCCCGCGGCCAGTCTGTTCAAGGCGCCGAAGACCGAATACACCCGGGCACTGTTCGCCGCCGCATTTCACAACGAGGCCGCGCCGGGCGTGTGA
- a CDS encoding helix-turn-helix transcriptional regulator, translating into MPLPKLKDIETSAELEQMIDKAREASEMLKALSHESRLLLLCILAEGEKSVTELEQFLGERQSTVSQQLARLRLDRLVTTRRDGKAIYYSLASEDVRKILTAIYDVFCEPVRRRRR; encoded by the coding sequence ATGCCGCTGCCAAAGCTGAAAGACATCGAAACCTCCGCCGAACTGGAGCAGATGATCGACAAGGCCCGCGAGGCCAGCGAGATGCTCAAGGCGCTGTCCCATGAATCGCGCCTGCTGCTGCTGTGCATCCTTGCCGAGGGCGAGAAGTCCGTCACCGAACTGGAGCAGTTTCTCGGCGAACGCCAGTCGACCGTCTCCCAGCAACTGGCGCGGCTGCGGCTCGATCGCCTGGTGACCACCCGCCGCGACGGCAAGGCCATCTATTACAGCCTCGCCAGCGAGGACGTCCGCAAGATCCTGACCGCGATCTACGACGTCTTCTGCGAGCCGGTGCGCCGTCGTCGGCGCTGA
- a CDS encoding C40 family peptidase: MADPRLTPARPDLAAKYLEGNVAAERFVEGEELEVFDAVVPLRREPSHDAPLDTEALKGERVMIYDRTIEGWAWGQLLGDGYVGWMPDLALVKPRTAASHQVTALRTFAFPGPSIKLPPVETLPLGARIEVARSDGTFAITPQRHYLPLCHVAPLGTCEEDFVAVAERFVGTPYLWGGKTSLGIDCSGLVQVSLAAAGIAAPRDSDLQEAALGTALPPEAVSELRRGDLIFWKGHVAIVRGDDSIVHANAFHMAAAIEPLRAAIARIAAAGSAVTSLRRLSPT, encoded by the coding sequence ATGGCTGATCCGCGTCTGACCCCGGCCCGGCCCGATCTCGCTGCCAAATACCTCGAAGGCAACGTCGCGGCCGAGCGCTTCGTCGAAGGCGAGGAACTCGAGGTTTTCGATGCCGTGGTGCCACTGCGCCGCGAGCCGTCGCACGACGCGCCGCTCGACACCGAGGCGCTCAAGGGCGAGCGGGTCATGATCTATGACCGCACTATCGAGGGCTGGGCCTGGGGCCAGCTCCTCGGCGACGGTTATGTCGGCTGGATGCCCGACCTCGCGCTGGTGAAGCCGCGCACGGCCGCGAGCCATCAGGTCACCGCGCTACGGACCTTCGCGTTTCCGGGACCGTCGATCAAATTGCCGCCGGTGGAAACCCTGCCACTCGGCGCGCGCATCGAAGTGGCGCGCAGCGACGGCACCTTCGCCATCACGCCCCAGCGACATTATCTGCCGTTGTGCCATGTCGCCCCGCTTGGCACGTGCGAGGAGGATTTCGTCGCGGTGGCCGAACGCTTCGTCGGCACGCCCTATCTGTGGGGCGGCAAGACCAGCCTCGGCATCGACTGCTCGGGCCTCGTCCAGGTTTCGCTTGCGGCCGCCGGCATCGCTGCACCACGAGACAGCGACCTGCAGGAAGCGGCGCTCGGCACCGCGCTGCCACCGGAAGCCGTCAGTGAACTCCGCCGCGGCGACCTGATCTTCTGGAAGGGTCATGTCGCGATCGTTCGCGGCGACGACAGCATCGTCCATGCCAACGCCTTCCACATGGCGGCCGCGATCGAACCGCTGCGCGCGGCAATCGCGCGGATCGCCGCTGCCGGCAGCGCAGTAACCAGCCTTCGCCGTCTGTCGCCGACCTGA
- a CDS encoding tetratricopeptide repeat protein gives MRDLSAVAAACPSLAAIALFALALGGCQTTARSTDVTGSLGGPLAARAELPPAGQGRVGVDALGERYRASPKNVEAALAYGQALRANGQTAQAVAVLQAANLANPGTKPLLALYGRVLVESGDFKQGFETLSLAHSPANPDWRILSVQGTALDQMGNHAEARRYYASALKIVPDEPSVLSNLGLSYMLTRDLPRAEEVLRRAYSNPSADSRVRQNLALVVGLQGRFGEAETIVRADLPPEEAAANVAYLKQMLSRDGSSSARSS, from the coding sequence ATGCGTGATCTTTCTGCTGTTGCCGCCGCCTGTCCATCCCTTGCCGCCATTGCGCTGTTCGCCCTGGCGCTGGGCGGCTGCCAGACCACGGCGCGCTCGACCGACGTCACCGGCTCGCTCGGCGGTCCGCTTGCCGCACGGGCGGAACTGCCGCCGGCAGGTCAGGGGCGCGTCGGCGTCGATGCGCTCGGCGAGCGTTATCGAGCGAGTCCGAAGAATGTCGAGGCCGCGCTCGCCTACGGCCAGGCCCTCCGTGCCAACGGTCAGACCGCCCAGGCGGTTGCTGTGCTCCAAGCGGCCAATCTGGCCAATCCCGGCACCAAGCCGCTGCTGGCGCTTTACGGCCGCGTGCTGGTGGAGAGCGGCGATTTCAAGCAGGGCTTCGAAACCCTGTCGCTGGCGCATAGTCCCGCCAATCCGGACTGGCGCATTCTCTCGGTCCAGGGCACCGCGCTCGACCAGATGGGCAATCACGCCGAGGCGCGACGCTACTATGCCAGCGCGCTCAAGATCGTGCCGGACGAACCTTCCGTGCTCTCCAATCTTGGCCTGTCCTACATGCTGACGCGGGACTTGCCGCGCGCCGAAGAGGTGCTGCGCCGCGCCTATTCCAACCCGAGCGCGGATTCGCGCGTGCGCCAGAATCTCGCGCTGGTGGTCGGGCTGCAGGGCCGCTTCGGCGAAGCCGAGACGATCGTACGCGCCGATCTGCCGCCGGAAGAGGCCGCGGCAAACGTCGCCTATCTCAAGCAGATGCTGAGCCGCGACGGCTCCTCGTCCGCACGGTCCTCGTAA
- a CDS encoding M17 family metallopeptidase produces MTSFFAPRTEPATPITLATKSSWEAIRGKLAPAGRAFAEASGFAAKPGQYLALPGTDGAIAEILFGLEEADDAGRDPFRPGLLAGLLPAGSFRFANAPHDPRLATLAFALASYRFGRYRKAEPSLARLVPPDDVDTEEVTRLVEAVVLARDLINTPANDMGPAEIAEAAHQVAARFGAQFTCTVGDDLKTSNFPLIHAVGRAASRPPRLIDFSHGDPTHPKVTLVGKGVAFDSGGLDLKPSSSMLLMKKDMGGAANVLALAQLVMAARLKVRLRVLIPAVENAVSGDAFRPLDILASRKGMSVEVGNTDAEGRLILADALALACEDKPDLVIDLGTLTGAARTALGPDLPPFYTGDDALAAELSRCAEAENDPLWRLPLWPAYDKWLDSKTADLNNAPSNGFAGSITCALFLQRFVTDPKRWLHVDIYGWTPTAKPGRPEGGECQAARAIFRLLSQRYG; encoded by the coding sequence ATGACAAGCTTTTTCGCTCCCCGCACCGAACCGGCCACGCCGATCACTTTGGCGACCAAATCCAGCTGGGAGGCAATCCGGGGCAAGCTCGCTCCGGCCGGACGCGCCTTCGCCGAGGCCAGCGGCTTTGCGGCGAAGCCGGGACAGTATCTGGCGCTGCCTGGCACTGACGGCGCCATTGCCGAAATCCTGTTCGGGCTGGAAGAGGCCGACGACGCCGGGCGCGATCCGTTCCGGCCGGGGCTGCTCGCCGGGCTGCTGCCTGCCGGCAGTTTCCGCTTTGCCAATGCACCGCACGATCCGCGCCTCGCGACGCTTGCCTTTGCTCTCGCCAGCTACCGCTTCGGCCGCTACCGCAAGGCCGAACCGAGCCTGGCGCGCCTGGTGCCGCCGGACGACGTCGACACTGAGGAGGTGACGCGCCTTGTCGAGGCTGTGGTGCTGGCGCGCGATCTCATCAACACTCCGGCCAATGACATGGGTCCGGCCGAGATCGCCGAGGCGGCCCATCAGGTGGCGGCGCGCTTCGGCGCGCAATTCACCTGCACGGTCGGTGACGACCTCAAGACCAGCAACTTTCCGCTGATCCACGCCGTTGGCCGGGCGGCATCGCGACCGCCGCGGCTGATCGATTTCAGTCACGGCGATCCGACCCATCCGAAGGTGACGCTGGTCGGCAAAGGCGTGGCATTCGATTCCGGCGGACTGGATTTGAAGCCGTCGAGCTCGATGCTGCTGATGAAGAAGGACATGGGCGGCGCCGCCAATGTGCTGGCGCTGGCGCAGCTGGTGATGGCGGCCAGGCTGAAGGTCCGGCTGCGGGTGTTGATCCCGGCGGTGGAGAACGCCGTGTCGGGCGATGCCTTCCGGCCGCTCGACATCCTGGCCTCGCGCAAGGGCATGAGCGTCGAAGTGGGCAATACCGACGCCGAGGGCCGGCTGATCCTCGCCGACGCACTGGCGCTGGCCTGCGAGGACAAACCCGATCTTGTAATCGATCTCGGCACGCTCACCGGCGCGGCGCGCACCGCGCTCGGTCCCGATCTGCCTCCGTTCTACACCGGCGACGACGCGCTCGCCGCCGAGCTGTCACGCTGCGCGGAAGCGGAAAATGATCCGCTGTGGCGACTACCGCTGTGGCCGGCCTACGACAAGTGGCTCGATTCCAAGACCGCCGACCTCAACAACGCCCCGTCCAACGGCTTTGCCGGTTCGATCACCTGCGCCCTGTTTCTGCAGCGCTTCGTCACTGACCCGAAGCGCTGGCTCCATGTCGACATCTACGGCTGGACTCCGACGGCGAAACCCGGCCGCCCCGAGGGTGGCGAGTGCCAGGCGGCGCGCGCCATCTTCCGCCTGCTGAGCCAGCGCTATGGCTGA
- a CDS encoding YeeE/YedE family protein, producing the protein MLASSAIEVGSGLAAGIVLGVAGRAGRFCTLAMLEDAFFASDFRRLKSFALAAAIALIATQALDSLGFVDLSQSIYLTSSIGLGGAIIGGLMFGIGMALVGTCSFGTLVRIGGGDLRAIVVYLVLGLSALAAMRGLTGMLRLSLVDPLSIALPEGTSQALDSLLGGAFGRAGRAILVLAIAGALGFWALTDGQLLRARRFLWSGIGVGGAVAFGWFATGWLANDEFDPLRVASLTFVAPLGNSILYVVTFSGSHLDFGIGSVAGVVLGSFAAALSARGFRWEACDDARELKRHMTGALLMGTGGILSLGCTIGQGLTALSTLAITAPLSMLAIACGARLGLEYTMTGEWKPAVRRLFGLPA; encoded by the coding sequence ATGCTCGCCTCTTCGGCCATCGAGGTCGGCAGCGGCCTCGCCGCCGGGATCGTGCTTGGCGTCGCCGGACGCGCCGGGCGGTTCTGCACGCTCGCGATGCTGGAGGACGCGTTCTTCGCATCGGATTTCCGCCGCCTGAAATCCTTCGCGCTCGCCGCGGCGATCGCGCTGATCGCGACCCAGGCGCTCGATTCCCTCGGCTTTGTCGACCTGTCCCAGTCGATCTACCTGACATCGTCCATCGGCCTTGGCGGCGCAATCATCGGCGGGCTGATGTTCGGCATCGGCATGGCACTGGTCGGCACCTGCAGCTTCGGCACCCTGGTGCGGATCGGCGGCGGCGATCTGCGTGCCATCGTGGTCTATCTCGTTCTCGGCCTGTCCGCGCTTGCCGCCATGCGCGGCCTGACCGGCATGCTGCGCCTCTCGCTGGTGGACCCGCTGTCGATCGCCCTGCCCGAGGGAACATCCCAGGCGCTCGATTCACTGCTCGGAGGCGCATTCGGCCGGGCCGGCCGCGCCATCCTGGTACTAGCGATTGCCGGCGCGCTGGGATTCTGGGCGCTCACCGATGGCCAGTTGCTGCGCGCGCGCCGCTTTCTGTGGTCCGGCATCGGCGTCGGCGGCGCCGTCGCCTTCGGCTGGTTCGCCACGGGCTGGCTCGCCAATGACGAGTTCGATCCGCTGCGCGTCGCGTCGCTGACTTTCGTCGCGCCGCTCGGCAACAGCATTCTCTATGTCGTTACCTTCAGCGGCTCCCATCTCGATTTCGGCATAGGCTCGGTGGCCGGCGTGGTGCTCGGCTCCTTCGCCGCCGCGCTGTCGGCCCGTGGCTTCCGCTGGGAAGCCTGTGATGACGCTCGCGAACTCAAGCGCCACATGACGGGCGCCCTGCTGATGGGTACGGGCGGCATCCTGTCCCTCGGGTGCACCATCGGCCAGGGGCTGACGGCGTTATCGACGCTGGCGATCACGGCACCGCTCAGCATGCTCGCGATCGCCTGCGGCGCCCGGCTCGGCCTGGAATACACCATGACCGGCGAATGGAAGCCGGCCGTCCGGCGGCTGTTCGGGCTGCCCGCCTGA